One Symphalangus syndactylus isolate Jambi chromosome 9, NHGRI_mSymSyn1-v2.1_pri, whole genome shotgun sequence DNA segment encodes these proteins:
- the LOC134731486 gene encoding collagen alpha-1(I) chain-like, with protein sequence MRELLAPERSCGAADCSLPLRRRPGCRYCSWGCRCRCRSVLHSRTPHLLPAPPGLGPSGARSLLRERRGLTGRLPEPAGGARAQEGLRDSCSGNSLGPAFSSPAPPGRLRPRGADQSREGASPLYGERGASCLSWGSPGDAAALALRPGCPNPAREQQTGRRGAPPPCSLPGAPALGRSDTPGAVGPPQLFMPCFASLWRGRDSELRGLSGLRGKWP encoded by the exons ATgcg ggagttgCTTGCA CCTGAGAGGAGCTGCGGCGCTGCCGACTGCTCACTGCCGCTCCGCCGCCGCCCGGGCTGCCGCTACTGCTCCTGGGGCTGTCGGTGTCGCTGCCGCAGCGTCCTCCACTCCCGCACTCCCCACCTCCTGCCAGCCCCGCCGGGTCTCGGCCCGTCCGGAGCGCGCTCGCTCCTCCGCGAGAGACGTGGGCTCACCGGGCGCCTCCCCGAACCCGCTGGGGGCGCCCGGGCGCAGGAGGGACTGCGCGATAGCTGCAGCGGGAACTCTCTCGGCCCAGCGTTCAGTTCCCCAGCCCCTCCAGGGAGGCTACGGCCCCGGGGCGCGGACCAGAGCCGGGAAGGCGCGTCTCCACTGTACGGCGAGCGCGGCGCCTCCTGCCTTTCTTGGGGGAGCCCCGGGGATGCCGCAGCACTAGCGCTCAGGCCCGGGTGCCCTAATCCTGCGAGGGAGCAGCAAACGGGACGCAGGGGCGCCCCACCACCCTGCTCGCTCCCGGGTGCCCCAGCTTTGGGAAGGAGCGACACACCCGGGGCAGTAGGGCCCCCTCAACTTTTCATGCCCTGCTTTGCTTCCCTCTGGCGAGGGCGCGACAGCGAACTCAGGGGGCTGAGCGGACTGAGGGGCAAGTGGCCTTAG